A genomic region of Oryza glaberrima chromosome 1, OglaRS2, whole genome shotgun sequence contains the following coding sequences:
- the LOC127785797 gene encoding receptor-like protein 9DC3, producing the protein MSKFPIFLRHQYEINGLDLSDNEINGTIPHWAWETWNYISLLGLSGNRFTSVGYDPLLPLQVDLLDLSNNMLEGSIPIPRGSSTSLKYSNNGFSSMPSNFSAHLRDVTFFMADGNEISGNIPLEFCSAKNQWFKKLKSMMIGYSNTSLVMDHEVPRVGRYKFSTTITYKGSAVTLTKILRTFVFIDVSENKFHGSIPGTIGELILLHALNMSHNFLTGPIPSQLGHLNQLEALDMSSNELSGVIPQELASLDFLAILNLSYNKLDGRIPQSPHFSTFSSISFLGNKGLCGPPLSTGCSNTTSLNVIPSEKNPVDIVLFLSAGLGFGLGFAIAIVVAWGIPIRKRSTVRQRAL; encoded by the exons ATGTCTAAGTTCCCTATTTTCTTGAGGCACCAATATGAAATTAATGGCCTCGACCTTTCCGACAACGAAATTAACGGTACTATACCGCATTGGGCATGGGAAACTTGGAATTATATTTCCCTTTTGGGCCTATCCGGCAATAGATTTACGAGTGTGGGATATGACCCTCTTCTTCCCTTACAAGTAGATTTGCTTGATCTTAGCAATAACATGCTTGAAGGGTCCATTCCGATTCCTCGAGGCTCTTCAACATCTCTCAAATATTCAAACAATGGGTTCTCATCCATGCCATCTAATTTTAGTGCTCATCTTAGAGATGTTACCTTTTTCATGGCCGACGGAAATGAAATCTCTGGAAATATTCCTTTGGAGTTTTGCAGTGCTAAGA ATCAATGGTTTAAGAAATTGAAGTCCATGATGATCGGATACTCGAATACGTCATTAGTCATGGATCATGAAGTACCACGAGTAGGAAGGTACAAATTCAGTACTACGATCACATATAAAGGGAGCGCCGTCACATTGACCAAGATTTTGAGGACATTTGTATTCATCGATGTCTCAGAAAACAAATTCCATGGGAGCATTCCAGGGACCATTGGAGAACTTATTCTGTTACACGCACTCAACATGTCACACAACTTCTTGACAGGACCGATTCCATCTCAACTCGGCCATTTGAACCAGTTGGAGGCTTTGGACATGTCCTCAAATGAGCTTTCAGGAGTAATTCCTCAGGAGCTAGCATCCTTGGACTTCCTTGCAATATTGAACCTGTCATACAATAAGCTAGATGGAAGAATACCACAGTCACCTCATTTCTCTACATTCTCCAGCATCTCGTTTCTAGGGAACAAAGGTTTGTGCGGCCCTCCTCTGTCGACAGGATGCAGCAACACGACATCTCTGAATGTGATCCCTTCTGAGAAGAATCCTGTAGACATCGTGCTATTCCTTTCTGCTGGACTGGGATTCGGCCTTGGATTTGCCATTGCAATTGTAGTAGCATGGGGAATTCCCATTAGGAAACGGTCCACAGTAAGGCAGAGAGCTCTCTGA
- the LOC127759896 gene encoding protein synthesis inhibitor I-like — translation MALNPLFTVTFNVSGSGSDNYGDFIAGIRKRVANPRHFSHNRPVLPPVEPDVPPRRWFHVVLRTQTSELTLATRADNLYLEGFRRGSDGTSAWWELTRGLIAGATYLGFGGSYRELLGHTDNMVGVTLGPQQMTQAVDTIAGLAASGGGGGGVARQRAGEALATLLLMVNEAVRFLTVAELVGGFMNPRAVRKSGTITADMKEQVNGWKVLSRALLTMDALQLEDSNSASKHNKVDTKKMEQEKKAWEAADKLAVEAAKAVRILLFVEKVPAGMTKATALQLFRGN, via the coding sequence ATGGCGTTGAACCCGCTGTTCACCGTGACGTTCAACgtgagcggcagcggcagcgacaaCTACGGCGACTTCATCGCCGGCATCCGCAAGAGGGTGGCCAACCCGAGGCACTTCTCCCACAACCGCCCCGTGCTCCCGCCGGTGGAGCCCGACGTCCCGCCGCGCCGCTGGTTCCACGTCGTGCTCCGGACGCAGACCAGCGAGCTCACGCTCGCCACGCGCGCCGACAACCTCTACCTGGAGGGCTTCCgccgcggcagcgacggcaCCAGCGCGTGGTGGGAGCTCACCCGCGGCCtcatcgccggcgccacctACCTCGGCTTCGGTGGCTCGTACCGCGAGCTCCTCGGGCACACGGACAACATGGTCGGTGTCACGCTCGGTCCGCAGCAGATGACGCAGGCCGTGGACACGATCGCCGGTCtcgccgccagcggcggcggcggcggcggcgtggcgcggcaaCGGGCCGGCGAGGCGTTGGCGACGCTGCTCCTGATGGTGAACGAAGCCGTGCGTTTCCTGACCGTGGCGGAGCTTGTGGGCGGCTTCATGAACCCCAGGGCGGTGAGGAAGAGCGGGACGATCACCGCCGACATGAAGGAGCAGGTGAACGGGTGGAAGGTCTTGTCCAGGGCGCTGCTCACCATGGACGCGCTGCAGCTAGAGGACTCCAACTCGGCGTCCAAGCACAACAAGGTGGATACAAAGAAGATGGAGCAGGAGAAGAAGGCATGGGAGGCGGCGGACAAGTTGGCCGTGGAGGCGGCCAAGGCGGTGAGGATCCTGCTGTTCGTCGAGAAGGTGCCGGCCGGGATGACGAAGGCGACGGCGCTTCAGCTGTTTCGTGGGAACTAa
- the LOC127760285 gene encoding receptor-like protein 34, with the protein MSSIILTQTPSVPGRLLLLLQFSFLLLLSSASNAVTPAGVPCRPDQAPALLRLKRSFTVTNNSVTAFRSWRAGTDCCGWEGVGCAAGAGANNGRAVTSLHLGDWGLESAGIDPALFELTSLEYLNLAHNNFGGSKIPSDGFERLIRLTHLNLSSSGFTGQVPASIGNLTSLVSLNLSTYFMIVEIPDDAYETLISQTANSIWLIEPNFETFISKLTNLRDLHLGYVDMSNSGAQWCDALANSSPNLQVISLPFCSISGPICRSLSLLHSLAALNLQHNNLSGPIPDFLSNLSNLSVLQLNHNELEGWVSPAIFGQKNLVTIDLHHNLGISGILPNFSADSRLEELLVGQTNFSGLIPSSIGNLKFLKQLYLGASGFFGELPSSIGKLESLNALGISGVGLEGPLPSWVAN; encoded by the coding sequence ATGTCCTCCATTATTCTTACTCAGACACCATCAGTACCAGGACGCCTACTGCTCCTCCTACAGTTCTCGTTTCTGCTCCTCCTCAGCTCCGCCAGCAATGCTGTCACGCCGGCTGGGGTGCCATGCCGGCCAGACCAGGCGCCCGCGTTGCTCCGGCTGAAACGCTCATTCACCGTCACCAACAACTCCGTCACCGCCTTCCGGTCATGGCGGGCCGGCACCGACTGCTGCGGCTGGGAGGGCGTTggctgcgccgccggcgccggcgccaacaATGGCCGCGCCGTGACATCCCTTCATTTGGGAGACTGGGGCTTGGAGAGTGCAGGCATCGACCCTGCACTCTTCGAGCTAACCTCTCTGGAGTATCTAAACCTCGCCCATAACAACTTCGGTGGGTCAAAGATTCCTTCTGATGGATTTGAGCGTCTCATCAGGCTCACACATCTGAATCTTTCCAGCTCTGGATTCACCGGACAGGTGCCAGCCAGCATCGGCAACCTGACGAGTTTGGTATCACTCAACCTTTCCACTTATTTCATGATCGTGGAGATACCCGATGATGCTTATGAGACGCTTATATCTCAAACTGCTAATTCCATATGGCTCATAGAGCCAAATTTTGAAACCTTTATCTCAAAACTCACAAACTTGAGGGATCTCCACCTCGGCTATGTGGACATGTCCAACAGTGGAGCGCAGTGGTGTGATGCTCTAGCCAATTCCTCTCCTAATCTTCAGGTTATTAGCTTACCATTCTGTTCAATCTCTGGCCCTATCTGCCGCTCACTTTCCCTTTTGCATTCTCTTGCTGCCCTTAACTTGCAACATAACAATCTGTCTGGTCCAATCCCAGACTTCTTGTCAAACTTATCCAATTTGAGTGTTCTCCAACTTAACCATAATGAGCTTGAAGGATGGGTTTCTCCGGCAATCTTTGGACAAAAGAATCTTGTCACAATTGATCTCCACCATAATCTTGGGATCTCTGGTATTCTCCCAAATTTCTCAGCTGACAGTAGGCTGGAGGAATTGCTCGTTGGCCAGACTAATTTCTCGGGTTTAATACCAAGTTCCATTGGAAATCTCAAATTTTTGAAGCAGCTATACCTCGGTGCGTCTGGTTTTTTTGGAGAACTGCCCTCATCAATTGGTAAGCTAGAATCCTTGAATGCATTGGGGATATCCGGAGTGGGACTAGAAGGGCCATTACCATCATGGGTTGCAAACTAA
- the LOC127756285 gene encoding LOW QUALITY PROTEIN: receptor-like protein 54 (The sequence of the model RefSeq protein was modified relative to this genomic sequence to represent the inferred CDS: deleted 1 base in 1 codon), producing the protein MGEMDYFEFFFLNLSHNNFTSVGYNSFLPIAVTALDLSFNMFEGPIPLPLYSRSVLDYSNNRFSSIPINISTQLTGTTYFKASRNNLSGDIPPSFCSSNLQFLDLSYNLLSGSIPSCLIEDANALQVLNLKQNQLHGELAHNINESCTLEDLDFSDNRIEGNLPRSLVSCRKLEVLDIQNNQINDSFPCWMSVIPRLQVLILKSNKFFGQVTPTVAEESTCEFPSLRILDLASNKFSGTLSDAWFMRLKSMMIESTNETLVMEFEGEQHRVYQVNTVLTYKGSAIAISKILRTFVFIDVSNNAFHGSIPKSMGELVLLHALNMSHNSLTGPIPSQLGHLNQMEALDLSSNELLGVIPQELASLDFLGTLNLSYNKLEGKIPESLHFSSFSNSSFLGNDALCGPPLSKGCSNMTLLNLIPSEKKYVDVMLFLFSGIGFGLGFAIAIVVSWGIPIRKRSLVRQRALGIMY; encoded by the exons ATGGGAGAAATGGac tattttgaatttttctttttgaacttaTCACACAATAATTTTACTAGTGTTGGCTACAACTCCTTTCTTCCTATTGCTGTAACGGCGTTGGATCTCAGTTTTAACATGTTTGAGGGGCCAATACCTCTACCCCTATACTCTAGATCCGTGCTTGATTACTCAAACAACCGTTTCTCATCTATACCAATAAATATTTCTACTCAGCTAACAGGTACGACCTATTTTAAGGCATCAAGAAATAACCTCTCCGGGGACATCCCACCATCTTTTTGTAGTAGCAACCTACAATTTTTGGATCTCTCTTACAATCTTTTGAGTGGCTCAATCCCTTCTTGCCTAATCGAGGATGCCAATGCATTACAAGTTCTAAATCTGAAACAAAATCAACTTCATGGAGAACTAGCGCACAATATCAATGAAAGTTGCACATTAGAGGATCTAGATTTCAGCGACAATAGGATTGAAGGAAATTTGCCTAGATCTCTAGTTTCTTGCCGGAAATTGGAGGTCCTTGATATCCAAAACAACCAAATCAACGATTCTTTTCCATGTTGGATGAGTGTAATTCCTAGACTCCAAGTCCTTATCCTAAAATCCAACAAATTCTTTGGGCAAGTGACACCTACTGTTGCTGAGGAAAGCACTTGTGAATTCCCTAGTCTACGGATCCTAGATCTTGCCTCCAACAAATTTTCAGGCACACTGAGTGATGCATGGTTTATGAGACTTAAGTCGATGATGATTGAATCTACTAACGAAACATTAGTTATGGAGTTTGAAGGTGAACAACATCGGGTCTACCAAGTTAACACTGTGCTCACATACAAAGGGTCTGCCATCGCAATTAGTAAGATACTAAGGACCTTTGTATTCATTGATGTCTCGAATAACGCATTCCATGGAAGCATCCCTAAATCTATGGGAGAGCTAGTTCTGCTACATGCACTCAACATGTCTCATAACTCACTGACGGGGCCGATTCCATCTCAACTCGGCCATCTAAACCAAATGGAGGCTTTGGACCTGTCCTCAAACGAGCTTTTAGGAGTGATCCCACAGGAATTAGCATCCTTGGACTTCCTCGGAACGCTAAACCTATCCTACAACAAGCTGGAGGGGAAAATACCAGAATCACTTCATTTCTCGTCATTCTCCAATAGTTCATTTCTTGGGAATGATGCTTTGTGCGGCCCTCCGCTATCTAAAGGCTGCAGCAACATGACATTGCTGAATTTGATACCTTCCGAGAAGAAATATGTAGATGTTATGCTGTTCCTCTTTTCTGGAATAGGATTCGGCCTTGGATTTGCCATTGCAATTGTTGTATCATGGGGAATTCCCATTAGAAAAAGGTCATTAGTAAGGCAAAGAGCCCTCGGAATCATGTATTGA
- the LOC127760518 gene encoding receptor like protein 22-like: MPSTMTRYKLLFMTLLLLLLHTQLVVPSSSATSATYTNHTGAPPPAVPCMPDQASALLRLKRSFSITNMSVIAFRSWNAGEDCCRWAGVRCGGGDDDGGRVTWLDLGDRGLKSGHLDQVIFKLNSLEYLNLGGNDFNLSEIPSTGFERLSKLTYLNLSSSNFAGQVPARSIGQLTNLISLDLSFRFKVTELFDMGYLYTGAYSHEWQLVLPNLTALVANLSNLEELRLGFLDLSHQEADWCNALGMYTQNLRVLSLPFCWLSGPICASLSNLRSLSVIDMQFSGLTGRFPDFFANLSSLSVLQLSFNHLEGWLPPYIFQNKRLVAIDLHRNVGLSGTLPDFPVDSSLEILLVGHTNFTGTIPSSISNLKSLKKLGLDASGFSGELPSTIGTLRHLNSLQISGLEVVESFPKWITNLTSLEVLEFSNCGLHGTIPSFIADLKKLTKLALYACNLFGEIPQHIFNLTQLDTIFLHSNSFTGTVELASFLTLPNLFDLSLSHNKLTVINGESNSSLTSFPNIGYLGLSSCNMTRFPNILKHLNKNEVNGIDLSHNHIQGAIPHWAWENWKDAQFFFLNLSHNEFTSVGYTIFPFGVEMLDLSFNKFEGPIPLPQNSGMVLDYSNNRFSSIPPNISTQLRDTAYFKASRNNISGDIPTSFCSNKLQFLDLSFNFFSGSIPPCLIEVAGALQVLNLKQNQLHGELPHYFNESCTLEALDFSDNRIEGNLPRSLASCRKLEVLDIQNNHIADYFPCWMSALPRLQVLVLKSNKFFGQVAPSVGEDSSCEFPSLRILDLASNKFSGTLSEEWFTRLKSMMIDSVNGTSVMEYKGDKKRVYQVTTVLTYKGSTMRIDKILRTFVFIDVSNNAFHGSVPKAIGELVLLNTLNMSHNSLTGLVPTQLSHLNQMEALDLSSNELSGVIPQELASLHFLTTLNLSYNRLVGRIPESTQFSTFLNNSFLGNDGLCGPPLSKGCDNMTLNVTLSDRKSIDIVLFLFSGLGFGLGFAIAIVIAWGVPIRKWSLLGQRVP; this comes from the coding sequence ATGCCCTCCACAATGACCCGTTACAAGCTATTGTTCATGACATTGCTACTCCTCCTCTTACACACCCAGCTCGTTGTCCCTTCTTCATCAGCAACATCAGCTACGTACACCAACcacaccggagcgccgccgccggcggttcCATGCATGCCGGACCAGGCATCGGCGTTGCTCCGACTGAAACGATCCTTCTCCATCACCAACATGTCCGTGAtcgccttccggtcatggaacgCCGGCGAGGATTGCTGCCGGTGGGCAGGCgtccgctgcggcggcggcgacgacgacggcggccgcgtgACATGGCTTGATTTGGGTGACCGTGGCTTGAAGAGTGGTCACCTCGATCAGGTGATTTTCAAGCTGAATTCCCTGGAGTATCTCAACCTGGGTGGAAATGACTTCAACCTGTCCGAAATCCCATCCACCGGCTTCGAGCGGTTGAGTAAGCTCACCTATCTGAACCTCTCCTCGTCCAACTTCGCAGGCCAAGTGCCTGCACGTAGCATTGGTCAGCTCACAAATTTGATCTCCCTTGACCTCTCCTTTCGTTTCAAAGTCACTGAACTATTCGATATGGGTTACTTATATACCGGTGCATACTCTCACGAATGGCAGCTCGTCCTGCCGAACTTGACAGCCTTGGTTGCAAATCTTAGCAATTTGGAGGAGCTTCGTCTTGGCTTTCTTGACCTATCACACCAAGAAGCTGACTGGTGCAATGCTTTAGGCATGTATACTCAAAATCTTCGTGTTCTCAGCCTGCCCTTTTGCTggttatctggccccatttgcGCGTCGCTCTCCAACTTGCGCTCACTGTCAGTTATTGACATGCAGTTCAGTGGTTTGACGGGTCGGTTTCCAGATTTCTTTGCCAACTTATCCTCCTTGAGTGTTCTCCAGCTTAGCTTTAATCACCTTGAAGGATGGCTCCCTCCATATATCTTTCAGAACAAGAGGCTAGTGGCTATTGATCTTCACAGAAATGTTGGATTATCTGGTACTCTGCCTGATTTTCCCGTGGATAGTAGTTTGGAGATTTTGCTTGTTGGTCACACCAACTTCACTGGTACGATACCAAGTTCCATTAGCAACCTCAAATCTTTGAAGAAGCTAGGCCTTGATGCAAGTGGTTTTTCTGGAGAGTTGCCCTCAACAATCGGTACGCTTAGACATTTGAATTCATTGCAGATCTCTGGGTTAGAGGTAGTAGAGTCGTTTCCCAAATGGATCACAAACTTAACTTCCTTGGAGGTCCTTGAGTTTTCCAATTGTGGCTTACACGGAACGATACCTTCTTTTATTGCAGACCTGAAAAAATTGACAAAGTTAGCACTATATGCCTGCAATCTTTTTGGGGAAATACCTCAACATATATTCAATTTAACACAACTAGATACCATCTTTCTTCATTCAAATAGCTTTACTGGCACAGTCGAACTTGCCTCGTTCTTGACACTACCAAACCTATTTGACTTAAGCCTCTCACACAACAAATTAACTGTAATAAATGGAGAAAGCAATTCTTCACTCACATCCTTCCCCAACATAGGGTACTTGGGTTTGTCATCTTGTAACATGACTAGATTTCCGAACATTTTGAAACATCTAAACAAGAATGAAGTGAATGGCATTGATCTTTCACATAACCATATCCAAGGGGCCATACCCCATTGGGCATGGGAGAACTGGAAAGATgctcaatttttctttttgaacttgtcACACAATGAATTCACTAGTGTTGGCTACACCATCTTTCCTTTTGGTGTAGAAATGTTGGATCTCAGTTTTAACAAGTTTGAGGGGCCAATACCACTTCCCCAAAACTCTGGAATGGTGCTTGATTACTCAAACAACCGTTTCTCGTCCATACCACCAAATATTTCTACTCAACTTAGAGATACTGCCTATTTCAAGGCATCAAGAAACAACATCTCCGGCGACATTCCAACATCCTTTTGTAGTAATAAACTACAGTTTCTTGATCtctctttcaatttttttagtgGATCAATTCCTCCTTGCCTGATCGAGGTTGCCGGTGCATTACAAGTACTAAATCTGAAACAAAATCAACTTCATGGAGAACTACCACATTATTTCAACGAAAGTTGCACATTGGAGGCACTAGACTTTAGTGACAATAGGATTGAAGGAAATTTGCCTAGATCTCTTGCTTCTTGCCGAAAATTGGAGGTCCTTGATATCCAAAACAATCATATCGCTGACTATTTTCCTTGTTGGATGAGTGCACTTCCTAGACTCCAAGTCCTTGTCTTGAAATCTAACAAGTTCTTTGGACAAGTGGCACCTTCTGTTGGCGAAGACAGCAGTTGCGAATTTCCTAGTTTACGTATCCTGGATCTAGCCTCCAACAAATTTTCAGGCACATTGAGTGAAGAATGGTTTACAAGATTGAAGTCCATGATGATTGACTCAGTTAATGGTACATCAGTGATGGAATATAAAGGTGATAAAAAACGAGTCTACCAAGTTACCACTGTGCTCACATACAAAGGATCTACCATGAGGATAGATAAAATACTAAGGACTTTTGTATTCATTGATGTCTCGAATAACGCATTTCATGGAAGCGTCCCTAAAGCTATTGGAGAGTTAGTTCTGCTAAACACGCTCAACATGTCACACAACTCATTAACGGGGCTGGTTCCAACTCAACTTAGCCATCTAAACCAAATGGAGGCTTTGGACCTGTCCTCAAACGAGCTTTCAGGAGTGATTCCACAGGAGCTAGCATCGTTGCATTTCCTCACAACATTGAACCTGTCCTACAACAGGCTGGTGGGAAGAATACCAGAGTCAACTCAATTCTCAACATTCCTGAACAACTCGTTTCTAGGGAATGACGGTTTGTGTGGCCCTCCATTGTCAAAAGGATGTGACAACATGACGCTGAATGTTACACTTTCTGACAGGAAATCTATAGACATTGTGTTGTTCCTCTTTTCTGGATTGGGATTTGGCCTTGGATTTGCAATTGCAATTGTAATAGCATGGGGAGTTCCCATTAGAAAATGGTCGCTACTAGGGCAGAGAGTCCCCTGA